A portion of the Faecalibacterium sp. I3-3-89 genome contains these proteins:
- the rsfS gene encoding ribosome silencing factor gives MDKNIDSKTLAIEIAKILDKKKAQDVRVLKVDSLTVLTDYFVIASGTSTTQVGSLADEVEYELSQSGIEPHTTEGFDSKNWVLLDYSSVIVHVFVPNTRTYYDLEHLWADGEPIDISEYLTPDNSL, from the coding sequence ATGGATAAGAACATCGACAGCAAGACTCTTGCCATTGAGATCGCAAAGATCCTCGACAAGAAGAAGGCGCAGGACGTGCGGGTGCTCAAGGTGGACAGCCTGACTGTCCTCACCGACTACTTCGTCATCGCCTCCGGTACGTCCACCACGCAGGTCGGCTCTCTGGCCGATGAGGTGGAGTACGAGCTTTCCCAGAGCGGCATCGAGCCGCACACCACCGAGGGCTTCGACTCCAAGAACTGGGTGCTGCTGGACTATTCCAGCGTCATCGTCCATGTCTTCGTGCCCAACACCCGCACTTACTACGACCTCGAGCACCTGTGGGCCGACGGCGAACCCATCGACATCTCGGAGTATCTGACCCCGGATAACAGTCTGTAA
- the smc gene encoding chromosome segregation protein SMC, whose amino-acid sequence MVFKELEIQGFKSFPDKVRIRFDEGVTGVVGPNGSGKSNLSDAVRWVLGETSSRQLRAAGKMEDVIFGGTRRRGAMGFAMVRLTLDNSAHTLDIDADEAVIGRKYYRSGESEYTINGQVCRLKDIYELLLDTGIGRDGYSVIGQGRIAEIVAAKSSERREIFEEACGIAKYRYRRNEAERRLAAAAENLERLRDILGELEARVGPLEKESEKAQRFLELSARRKTLEVTLWTDGVHRAREAVRRQVRDYETAQADYERFDREAKAAEAEAEKIRMQAQQLTIAVERLNGDIRSITEELNGSDSRIAVLENDIARNEESAAALQADIAAGEQDSTEAAAALERHRAVARSMAAAGEKLAAELAELDAELLRLTSENNASGARRDTLRAEVADLTAKRTEAQVAKAAAEAAAEAAQQQLPTLAENAEALEAQRDEAKQDLADTIQYRKLLDENEKQLANVRAGLSLKLKGRKAALSEADAAEQKLGRELDAARQRLGVLKELEKNMDGYQNSVKTVMRAASARRLRGIIGPVSSILSVEPGREVAIETALGGALQNIVVENEAAAKAGIALLRSENAGRATFLPLDTVQPGFFRGNLSGSARLASTLVKADPRYANIVSNLLGRIVVVDDINEASRVARELGYHNKVVTLDGQVINAGGSFTGGSVQRSAGLFTRRQEMEELRVKAAKLQKDCLAAQERTDELKTQTDALAAELTAAESEIITAANDRVRAEAEQKRLEAAVTQSEAALAGRQDEMERWKAQLEAARARADEAEKQEAAFAADIAARTAELERIAEGDDAFLARQRSLAERLSAKRMEQLARQKDAELARSQIEALEKQAKDAESRRAALEESLTALAARSGACQEEIEAIRRAKVDSTGLIAEKEAEIRAATEKRLLCQKSETEALAKGRAASDEREEMGREMARLAERKAAAESEYDQMAAKLWDEYQLTLSQAEALCVEFENINALRAQVADLRGKIRALGSVNVSAIEEYQEVKARYDALRAQVEDVEGSKNELTRMINGLSNQMRDIFTDSFRAINENFGRVFTELFGGGEASLVLEDESDVLACGIGIRVAPPGKVIKNLEALSGGEQALVAISIYFAILAVNPAPFCILDEIEAALDDANVVRFAQYLRRVSDKTQFIVITHRRGTMEAANVLYGVTMQEDGVSKLLKLDLEQVDAEMVS is encoded by the coding sequence ATGGTGTTCAAGGAACTGGAGATCCAAGGCTTCAAGAGCTTTCCGGACAAGGTCCGGATACGGTTCGACGAGGGCGTCACCGGCGTCGTCGGCCCCAACGGCTCGGGCAAGTCGAACCTGTCGGACGCGGTGCGGTGGGTGCTGGGCGAGACCAGCTCCCGCCAGCTTCGCGCTGCCGGCAAGATGGAGGACGTCATCTTTGGCGGTACCCGCCGCCGGGGGGCCATGGGCTTTGCCATGGTGCGTCTGACACTGGACAACAGCGCCCACACGCTGGACATCGACGCTGATGAGGCCGTCATCGGCCGCAAATACTACCGCTCCGGCGAGAGCGAATACACCATCAACGGTCAGGTCTGCCGCCTCAAAGACATCTACGAGCTGCTGCTGGACACCGGCATCGGCCGGGATGGCTACTCCGTCATCGGGCAGGGCCGCATCGCGGAGATCGTCGCCGCAAAGAGCAGCGAGCGCCGCGAGATCTTCGAGGAGGCCTGCGGCATCGCAAAGTACCGCTACCGCAGGAACGAGGCCGAGCGCCGTCTGGCCGCAGCGGCCGAGAACCTCGAGCGTCTGCGGGACATCCTCGGCGAGCTGGAGGCCCGGGTCGGCCCGCTGGAAAAAGAGAGCGAAAAGGCCCAGCGCTTCCTCGAGCTGAGCGCCCGGCGCAAGACGCTGGAAGTTACCCTCTGGACCGACGGCGTCCACCGCGCCCGGGAGGCCGTCCGCCGTCAGGTGCGGGACTATGAGACCGCGCAGGCCGACTATGAGCGGTTCGACCGGGAGGCCAAGGCCGCCGAAGCCGAGGCTGAGAAGATCCGTATGCAGGCACAGCAGCTGACCATCGCCGTCGAGCGCCTGAATGGGGATATTCGCAGCATCACCGAAGAACTGAACGGCAGCGACAGCCGTATCGCCGTGCTGGAAAACGACATCGCCCGCAACGAGGAGAGTGCCGCTGCTTTACAGGCGGACATCGCCGCCGGGGAGCAGGACAGCACCGAGGCCGCCGCCGCGCTGGAACGCCACCGCGCCGTGGCCCGGTCGATGGCGGCAGCAGGAGAGAAGCTGGCCGCAGAGCTGGCCGAGCTGGATGCAGAGCTTCTGCGGCTGACCAGTGAGAACAACGCCAGCGGTGCCCGCCGGGACACCCTGCGGGCAGAGGTGGCCGACCTGACTGCCAAGCGCACTGAGGCACAGGTGGCGAAAGCTGCTGCCGAGGCTGCCGCTGAGGCGGCGCAGCAGCAGCTGCCCACCCTCGCCGAGAACGCTGAGGCCCTCGAGGCCCAGCGGGATGAAGCAAAGCAGGACCTCGCCGATACCATCCAGTACCGGAAGCTGCTGGACGAGAACGAAAAGCAGCTGGCCAACGTCAGGGCGGGCCTCAGCCTCAAGCTCAAGGGCCGGAAAGCCGCCCTCAGCGAGGCCGATGCCGCCGAGCAGAAGCTGGGCCGGGAGCTGGATGCTGCCCGCCAGCGCCTCGGCGTGCTGAAAGAGCTGGAAAAGAACATGGACGGCTACCAGAACTCGGTCAAGACCGTCATGCGCGCCGCCTCGGCCCGCCGCCTGCGGGGCATCATCGGGCCGGTGTCGTCCATCCTCAGCGTCGAGCCGGGCCGGGAAGTGGCCATCGAGACGGCGCTGGGCGGCGCTTTGCAGAACATCGTGGTGGAGAACGAAGCCGCCGCCAAGGCTGGCATCGCCCTCCTCCGCAGCGAGAATGCGGGCCGCGCCACCTTTCTGCCGCTGGATACCGTCCAGCCCGGCTTTTTCCGGGGAAACCTCTCCGGTTCGGCCCGGCTGGCCTCCACCCTCGTGAAGGCAGACCCCCGCTACGCCAACATCGTGTCGAACCTGCTGGGCCGCATCGTGGTGGTGGACGACATCAACGAAGCCTCCCGGGTGGCCCGGGAGCTGGGTTACCACAACAAGGTGGTGACGCTGGATGGTCAGGTCATCAACGCAGGCGGCAGTTTCACCGGCGGCAGCGTCCAGCGGTCGGCGGGCCTGTTCACCCGCAGGCAGGAGATGGAAGAGCTGCGGGTCAAGGCCGCCAAGCTCCAGAAGGACTGCCTCGCGGCACAGGAGCGCACCGACGAGCTGAAGACGCAGACCGATGCGCTGGCCGCAGAGCTGACCGCCGCCGAGAGCGAGATCATCACTGCCGCCAATGACCGCGTCCGCGCCGAGGCCGAGCAGAAACGGCTTGAGGCGGCTGTGACGCAGTCGGAAGCTGCTCTTGCAGGCCGTCAGGACGAGATGGAGCGGTGGAAGGCCCAGCTGGAAGCCGCCCGCGCCCGGGCCGACGAGGCAGAGAAGCAGGAAGCGGCCTTCGCCGCCGACATCGCCGCCCGCACGGCAGAGCTGGAACGCATCGCCGAGGGCGACGACGCCTTCCTTGCCCGGCAGCGGAGCCTCGCCGAGCGGCTGAGTGCCAAGCGGATGGAGCAGCTGGCCCGCCAGAAGGACGCCGAGCTGGCCCGCAGCCAGATCGAGGCGCTGGAAAAGCAGGCCAAGGACGCCGAGAGCCGCCGCGCTGCGCTGGAAGAGAGCCTCACCGCCCTTGCTGCCCGCAGCGGGGCTTGTCAGGAGGAGATCGAAGCCATCCGGCGGGCCAAGGTGGACAGCACCGGACTCATCGCCGAGAAGGAGGCGGAGATCCGTGCTGCCACCGAGAAGCGGCTGCTCTGTCAGAAGAGCGAGACCGAGGCGCTGGCCAAGGGCCGTGCCGCCTCCGACGAGCGGGAAGAGATGGGCCGGGAGATGGCCCGTCTGGCCGAGCGGAAGGCCGCCGCCGAGAGCGAATACGACCAGATGGCCGCAAAGCTCTGGGACGAGTACCAGCTGACCCTCTCGCAGGCCGAGGCGCTCTGTGTGGAGTTCGAGAACATCAACGCCCTCCGGGCACAGGTGGCCGACCTGCGCGGAAAGATCCGCGCACTGGGCAGCGTCAACGTCAGCGCCATTGAGGAATATCAGGAGGTCAAAGCCCGCTACGATGCCCTCCGGGCACAGGTGGAGGACGTTGAGGGCAGCAAAAACGAGCTGACCCGGATGATAAACGGTCTGTCGAACCAGATGAGGGACATCTTCACCGACAGCTTCCGTGCCATCAACGAGAACTTCGGGCGGGTCTTTACGGAGCTGTTCGGCGGCGGCGAGGCCAGCCTCGTCCTCGAGGACGAGAGCGATGTGCTCGCCTGCGGCATCGGCATCCGGGTGGCCCCGCCGGGCAAGGTCATCAAGAATCTGGAGGCGCTGTCCGGCGGCGAACAGGCGCTGGTGGCCATCAGCATCTACTTCGCCATCCTTGCCGTCAACCCTGCGCCCTTCTGCATCCTCGATGAGATCGAAGCCGCGCTGGACGACGCCAACGTCGTCCGCTTTGCCCAGTATCTCCGCCGGGTGAGCGACAAGACCCAGTTCATCGTCATCACCCACCGCCGCGGCACGATGGAGGCCGCCAATGTCCTCTACGGCGTCACCATGCAGGAGGACGGCGTCTCCAAGCTGCTCAAGCTCGACCTTGAACAGGTTGACGCGGAGATGGTTTCGTAG
- the yqeK gene encoding bis(5'-nucleosyl)-tetraphosphatase (symmetrical) YqeK has translation MNQKQAKELVRSRLSDKRYEHTLNVKKMAVKLAKRHGVDENRAALAALLHDAAKEISKDEMRALMRQYPQYAEGGEARPTPVWHGICAAILARTQWGVEDEAILSAIACHTAGKAGMSKLDKVVYLADMTSKERDWPGVGKLRKLELKDLDAAMLAALRQTNDFVLSQGKPLDPESAAAYEDILNHQKKEC, from the coding sequence ATGAACCAGAAACAGGCAAAAGAGCTTGTGCGCAGCCGGTTGAGTGACAAGCGCTACGAGCATACCCTGAATGTGAAAAAGATGGCCGTCAAGCTGGCCAAGCGCCACGGCGTGGATGAGAACAGGGCCGCGCTGGCTGCGCTGCTCCATGACGCTGCGAAAGAGATCTCCAAAGACGAGATGCGTGCGCTGATGCGTCAGTATCCCCAGTACGCCGAGGGCGGAGAGGCCCGGCCTACCCCGGTCTGGCACGGCATCTGTGCCGCCATCCTCGCCCGCACCCAGTGGGGCGTGGAGGACGAAGCCATCCTCTCCGCCATCGCCTGCCACACGGCGGGCAAGGCGGGGATGTCCAAGCTGGATAAGGTGGTCTATCTGGCCGACATGACCAGCAAGGAGCGGGACTGGCCCGGCGTGGGAAAGCTGCGGAAGCTGGAGCTGAAGGACCTCGACGCTGCCATGCTGGCGGCCCTCCGGCAGACCAACGATTTCGTCCTCTCGCAGGGCAAGCCGCTGGACCCTGAATCCGCTGCTGCCTACGAGGACATCCTGAACCATCAGAAAAAAGAATGCTGA
- the rdgB gene encoding RdgB/HAM1 family non-canonical purine NTP pyrophosphatase, whose product MRICAATGNAGKLRELRRILEAQGHEVVSQKELGITIEPDETGTTFEENALIKAETICKASGLPTIADDSGLCVDALGGAPGVYSARYCGHHGDDEANNDKLLEEMKDVPAEQRGAKFVAAVCFILPTGQHLTCRGECPGRVAFERLAGDYGFGYDPLFIPAECGVGRTGKRPNTEGRSYAQLTPDEKDAISHRGNALAQMEKQLPEFLKKA is encoded by the coding sequence ATGAGAATTTGTGCAGCCACCGGCAATGCCGGAAAGCTCCGCGAGCTGCGGCGCATCCTCGAGGCACAGGGCCACGAGGTGGTCAGCCAGAAGGAGCTTGGCATCACCATTGAGCCGGACGAGACCGGCACCACCTTTGAGGAGAATGCCCTCATCAAGGCCGAGACCATCTGCAAGGCCAGCGGCCTGCCCACCATCGCCGACGACTCCGGCCTCTGCGTGGACGCGCTGGGCGGTGCGCCCGGCGTCTACAGCGCCCGCTACTGCGGCCATCACGGCGACGACGAGGCCAACAACGACAAGCTCCTCGAGGAGATGAAGGACGTCCCGGCGGAGCAGCGCGGCGCGAAGTTCGTGGCAGCGGTCTGCTTCATCCTGCCCACCGGCCAGCATCTCACCTGCCGGGGCGAGTGCCCGGGCCGGGTGGCTTTCGAGCGGCTGGCCGGGGACTACGGCTTCGGCTACGACCCGCTGTTCATCCCGGCCGAGTGCGGCGTGGGCAGGACCGGCAAGCGCCCCAACACAGAGGGCCGCAGCTACGCCCAGCTCACCCCCGACGAAAAGGACGCCATCAGCCACCGCGGCAACGCGCTGGCCCAGATGGAGAAGCAGCTGCCGGAGTTTTTGAAAAAGGCCTGA
- a CDS encoding YhbY family RNA-binding protein gives MLTSKQRAILRGKANTMDPVFIVGKGEIDETMIQGVKDCLEARELIKLKVLESSMYNAREASVKLAEATGADCVQVIGSKFVLYLQKKKDSAYADLLK, from the coding sequence ATGCTGACGAGCAAACAGCGCGCGATCCTGCGCGGCAAGGCAAACACCATGGACCCCGTATTCATCGTGGGTAAGGGCGAGATCGACGAGACCATGATCCAGGGCGTCAAGGACTGCCTCGAGGCCCGCGAACTCATCAAACTGAAGGTGCTGGAGAGCAGCATGTACAACGCCCGTGAGGCTTCCGTCAAGCTGGCGGAGGCCACCGGCGCCGACTGTGTGCAGGTCATCGGCTCCAAGTTCGTGCTCTACCTCCAGAAAAAGAAGGACAGCGCCTACGCCGATCTGCTGAAGTAA
- a CDS encoding LCP family protein, which produces MSQNPRHIKTDRSLNRPTEQRAEKASASRPVQPAQPDFFAEEGPAEPLRRAGAGAGGGAKPPRAPSPAGRSEPPRRRKKKKKTPLWLPLVVTLAVLAVISGVVVYAASMVNRVEENIRPEEDAPSIIEEIQTLEEYKGDVVNILVCGIDYEEGRNYSNDPTSNDGMTDMILYCQFDIKGGALRMLQIPRNSLVTAKSRKVALSNGKTYAATNYQINSVALSNGGSIAALAEVIYDQYKLPIDYYVTVDMQALVEMVDNFGGIEVYIPHDMSFAGSALKKGYRNLDGTSAEFFVRCRHGQGYSNSDIDRLNMQRYFYAGLFKRVRSMGITDVLNQLPLVFNNYIHTDMDLTTIAKMLVSFTRIDSANIMLAQTPVFMGVPNVGATESFDGYSCVVPDAGSIAELLNTYFRNYTGPVSADELNLVTDSWPHGTASTSANVQFVGQLDKESDDAILSGDTDVAGATTTDGQPVGQ; this is translated from the coding sequence ATGAGTCAGAATCCGCGTCATATCAAGACAGACCGTTCACTCAACCGCCCGACGGAACAGCGGGCCGAAAAAGCCTCCGCGTCCCGGCCTGTGCAGCCTGCCCAGCCGGACTTCTTTGCAGAGGAAGGACCCGCAGAGCCGCTGCGCCGCGCAGGCGCAGGCGCAGGCGGCGGCGCAAAGCCGCCCCGTGCCCCGTCTCCCGCAGGCAGAAGCGAGCCGCCCCGCCGCCGCAAAAAGAAGAAAAAGACCCCGCTCTGGCTCCCGCTGGTCGTGACGCTGGCGGTGCTGGCCGTCATCTCAGGCGTGGTGGTGTATGCCGCCAGCATGGTGAACCGGGTGGAGGAGAATATCCGCCCGGAGGAGGATGCTCCCTCCATCATCGAGGAGATCCAGACCCTCGAGGAATACAAGGGCGATGTGGTGAACATCCTCGTCTGCGGCATCGACTACGAGGAGGGCCGCAACTACTCCAACGACCCCACCTCCAACGATGGCATGACGGACATGATCCTCTACTGCCAGTTCGACATCAAGGGCGGTGCGCTGCGGATGCTGCAGATCCCCCGCAACAGCCTCGTGACCGCCAAGAGCCGCAAGGTCGCCCTTTCGAACGGCAAGACCTACGCCGCCACCAACTATCAGATCAACTCCGTGGCCCTGTCCAACGGCGGCAGCATCGCCGCGCTGGCTGAGGTCATCTATGACCAGTACAAGCTGCCCATCGACTACTATGTGACGGTGGATATGCAGGCGCTGGTGGAGATGGTGGACAACTTCGGCGGCATCGAGGTCTATATCCCCCACGATATGTCCTTTGCAGGCAGCGCTCTCAAGAAGGGCTACCGCAATCTGGACGGCACATCGGCGGAGTTCTTCGTCCGCTGCCGCCACGGTCAGGGCTACTCCAACTCGGACATCGACCGCCTGAATATGCAGCGCTACTTCTACGCCGGCCTGTTCAAGCGGGTGCGCAGCATGGGCATCACTGACGTGCTCAACCAGCTGCCGCTGGTCTTCAACAACTATATCCACACGGATATGGATCTGACCACCATCGCCAAGATGCTGGTGTCCTTCACCCGCATCGACAGCGCCAACATCATGCTGGCGCAGACCCCTGTTTTCATGGGCGTGCCCAATGTGGGCGCGACCGAGAGCTTTGACGGCTACTCCTGTGTGGTGCCGGACGCCGGTTCCATCGCAGAGCTGCTCAACACCTATTTCCGCAATTATACCGGCCCGGTGAGTGCCGACGAGCTGAACCTCGTGACGGACAGCTGGCCCCACGGCACCGCCTCCACCAGCGCCAACGTCCAGTTCGTGGGCCAGCTGGATAAGGAGTCGGACGACGCCATCCTCAGCGGCGACACCGATGTGGCAGGCGCGACCACCACCGACGGTCAGCCGGTCGGACAATGA
- the ftsY gene encoding signal recognition particle-docking protein FtsY, with translation MGLFGFGKKEKDKMKDGLEKTRTGFWGSIMNTLTGSKIDDDLYDELEEQLILADVGGDVAIKLVDALRDRVQEKGLKTGEQAADALRGLIADEMRPEAEMALDGHPAVILVIGVNGVGKTTSIAKLADYYTRQGKKVMLAAGDTFRAAASEQLEIWAGRAGVPIVKAGEGADPAAVIFDTVKSAAARGYDMVIADTAGRLHNKSNLMNELSKISRSVKKAAPEASLETLLVLDAITGQNAISQAKEFCKAADATGIILTKLDGTAKGGCVVAVKQRLGLPVRFIGVGEGIDDLIPFTPEGFVEELIPRTGWKH, from the coding sequence ATGGGACTCTTTGGATTTGGCAAAAAAGAAAAGGACAAAATGAAGGATGGCCTCGAAAAGACCCGCACGGGCTTTTGGGGCAGCATCATGAACACCCTCACCGGTAGCAAGATCGACGACGACCTTTACGATGAACTGGAAGAGCAGCTCATCCTCGCCGATGTGGGCGGCGATGTGGCCATCAAGCTGGTGGATGCGCTCCGCGACCGGGTGCAGGAAAAGGGCCTCAAGACCGGCGAACAGGCGGCCGACGCTCTGCGCGGCCTCATCGCCGACGAGATGCGCCCGGAGGCCGAGATGGCGCTGGACGGCCACCCCGCCGTCATCCTCGTCATCGGCGTCAACGGCGTGGGCAAGACCACCAGCATCGCCAAGCTGGCCGACTACTACACCCGTCAGGGCAAAAAGGTCATGCTGGCCGCAGGCGACACCTTCCGCGCCGCCGCCAGCGAGCAGCTGGAGATCTGGGCCGGTCGGGCCGGCGTGCCCATCGTCAAGGCAGGCGAGGGTGCGGACCCTGCCGCTGTCATCTTCGACACCGTGAAGTCCGCCGCCGCCCGGGGCTATGACATGGTCATCGCCGACACCGCAGGCCGTCTGCACAACAAGTCGAACCTGATGAATGAGCTGTCCAAGATCAGCCGGAGCGTCAAGAAGGCCGCGCCCGAGGCCAGTCTCGAGACGCTGCTGGTGCTGGACGCCATCACGGGCCAGAACGCCATCAGTCAGGCCAAGGAATTCTGCAAGGCCGCCGACGCCACCGGCATCATCCTCACCAAGCTCGACGGCACGGCGAAGGGCGGCTGCGTGGTGGCCGTCAAACAGCGCCTCGGCCTGCCGGTGCGGTTCATCGGCGTGGGCGAGGGCATCGACGACCTCATCCCCTTCACCCCGGAGGGCTTTGTGGAAGAACTGATCCCCCGCACGGGATGGAAGCATTGA
- the nadD gene encoding nicotinate (nicotinamide) nucleotide adenylyltransferase — translation MRVLLYGGSFDPPHYGHMNNLRAAAARVRPDRVVVMPAGVSPFKQGTTASGPLRVEMCGCFAALARELGFGLEVSGWEVEQAALGRKNYSVLTLEKLARENPGDELYLAIGSDMLLSFDGWCRWEDILKLARLVVTSRNVGDDPALHAKAHQLDESGSRILFAPVEALPMASSALRARLAAGEECEKELPASVRRVIRREGLYTKGEEVTNEPETGKRACAQPVE, via the coding sequence ATGCGGGTCCTGCTTTACGGCGGCTCCTTCGACCCCCCTCACTACGGCCATATGAACAATCTCCGCGCCGCCGCCGCCCGGGTAAGGCCCGACCGCGTGGTGGTCATGCCGGCGGGCGTTTCGCCCTTCAAACAGGGCACGACCGCCTCCGGCCCGCTCCGGGTAGAAATGTGCGGGTGCTTTGCCGCGCTGGCCCGGGAGCTGGGCTTCGGTCTCGAAGTCAGCGGCTGGGAGGTGGAGCAGGCCGCGCTGGGCAGGAAAAATTACAGCGTACTCACGCTGGAAAAGCTGGCCCGGGAGAACCCCGGCGATGAGCTGTATCTGGCCATCGGCAGCGATATGCTGCTCAGCTTCGACGGGTGGTGCCGCTGGGAGGACATCCTGAAGCTGGCCCGTCTGGTGGTCACAAGCCGGAACGTCGGCGACGACCCGGCGCTCCACGCAAAGGCCCACCAGCTGGACGAAAGCGGGAGCCGCATCCTGTTCGCGCCGGTGGAAGCTCTGCCCATGGCGTCCAGCGCCCTCCGCGCACGGCTCGCGGCCGGAGAGGAATGCGAAAAAGAGCTTCCGGCCTCGGTGCGCCGGGTCATCCGGCGCGAGGGGCTTTACACCAAAGGAGAAGAAGTCACAAATGAACCAGAAACAGGCAAAAGAGCTTGTGCGCAGCCGGTTGAGTGA